The proteins below are encoded in one region of Segatella copri:
- a CDS encoding TetR/AcrR family transcriptional regulator, which translates to MIEINQYRQELKDRIISYAMPEFYKRGVKAVKMDEISQGLHVSKRTVYEIFGDKEELLLAGMMRQLEENRSKLENFAKTQAKNVIDIISYVYKLQMERNGMVGVLFYEEVHKMPRVVKFFQENHAHEREESVRFFEAGVKEGLFRKDVDFNVVMDIGHVMMEEIMHHQLYRVHSMQEIYDNYILCLIRGFCTERGLEQLDRALKE; encoded by the coding sequence ATGATAGAAATCAATCAATATAGACAAGAACTGAAAGACAGAATCATCTCTTATGCGATGCCTGAATTCTATAAGCGTGGGGTAAAAGCTGTCAAGATGGATGAAATCTCACAGGGACTTCATGTGTCTAAGAGAACTGTGTACGAGATTTTCGGTGACAAAGAAGAATTGTTGCTTGCTGGTATGATGCGTCAGCTAGAAGAAAATCGTTCGAAGTTAGAAAATTTCGCCAAGACCCAAGCGAAGAATGTGATAGATATTATCAGCTATGTCTATAAATTGCAGATGGAGCGCAATGGGATGGTGGGCGTTCTTTTTTATGAGGAGGTTCATAAGATGCCTCGTGTTGTGAAATTCTTCCAGGAAAATCATGCTCATGAACGGGAGGAGAGTGTGCGTTTCTTTGAGGCTGGTGTCAAGGAGGGGCTTTTCCGTAAGGATGTAGACTTCAATGTTGTTATGGACATAGGACATGTGATGATGGAGGAAATCATGCACCATCAGCTCTATCGTGTTCATTCGATGCAGGAGATATACGACAATTATATTTTGTGCCTGATTCGTGGATTCTGTACAGAGCGCGGCTTGGAGCAGCTTGACCGTGCTTTGAAAGAGTAG
- a CDS encoding bifunctional dihydroorotate dehydrogenase B NAD binding subunit/NADPH-dependent glutamate synthase encodes MNKIIKKVQYSEKVFRFDVEAPLIAKSRKAGNFVIIRVDNNSERMPLTIADADIEKGTITLVVQKVGLSSTKLCALNEGDEIHDVVGPLGNPTHIENFGTVICAGGGVGVAPMLPIIKALKAAGNRVLSVIAGRNKDLVIMEDEVRASSDELIIMTDDGSYGEKGVVTVGIEKFINQEHIDKVFAIGPPIMMKFCCLLTQKYNLSTDVSLNTIMVDGTGMCGACRLTIGGKTKFVCIDGPEFDGAQVDWDEMFKRMGTFKDVEREEMEHFEEHLATVDAGKKKETTDVIMDVEPTDASIEELTDRNAEWRKELRASMKAKERTAIERVKMPELDPLYRATTRTEEVNIGLTKEMALTEAKRCLDCPKPTCMEGCPVSINIPSFIKNIERGQFLAAAKVLKNTSALPAVCGRVCPQEKQCESKCVHLKMNEPAVAIGYLERFAADYERQSGNISVPKCDEPNGIKVAVVGSGPSGLSFAGDMAKKGFDVTVFEALHEIGGVLKYGIPEFRLPNAIVDVEIENLQKMGVKFITDCIVGKTISVKDLEEQGFKGIFVGSGAGLPNFMNIPGENALNIMSSNEYLTRVNLMDAANPHSDTPINLGKKVVVVGGGNTAMDSCRTAKRLGADVTLVYRRSEAEMPARLEEVKHAKEEGINFFTLHNPKEYEADEKGAVKAVVLDVMKLGEPDASGRRRPEATGETITLECDQVIVAVGVSPNPLVPQSIEGLELGRKNTIAVNDQMQSSIEEIYAGGDIVRGGATVILAMGDGRKAALNMSEKLLNK; translated from the coding sequence ATGAACAAGATTATCAAGAAAGTACAATACTCAGAGAAAGTATTCCGCTTCGATGTAGAAGCACCACTTATAGCCAAGAGCCGAAAGGCAGGTAACTTTGTTATCATCCGTGTAGACAACAACAGCGAGCGCATGCCGCTGACCATCGCTGATGCTGACATTGAGAAAGGAACCATCACACTGGTTGTGCAGAAGGTAGGTCTTTCATCTACCAAACTCTGTGCATTGAATGAAGGCGATGAGATTCACGACGTGGTGGGACCACTTGGAAATCCTACACATATCGAGAACTTCGGAACAGTCATTTGTGCCGGAGGTGGTGTAGGCGTAGCTCCTATGCTCCCTATCATCAAGGCACTGAAAGCCGCAGGAAACAGAGTCCTTTCCGTAATTGCGGGTAGGAACAAAGACCTCGTGATTATGGAAGATGAAGTGCGTGCATCTAGCGATGAGCTCATCATCATGACCGATGACGGAAGTTACGGCGAGAAGGGTGTTGTAACCGTAGGAATCGAGAAGTTTATCAATCAGGAGCATATCGATAAGGTTTTCGCCATCGGTCCTCCTATCATGATGAAGTTCTGCTGTCTCCTGACCCAGAAATATAATCTTTCCACAGACGTTTCGCTCAATACCATCATGGTGGATGGAACCGGTATGTGCGGTGCCTGCCGCCTGACCATCGGTGGCAAGACCAAGTTTGTCTGCATCGACGGTCCTGAGTTTGACGGCGCCCAGGTAGATTGGGACGAGATGTTCAAGCGCATGGGCACTTTCAAGGATGTTGAACGCGAAGAGATGGAACACTTCGAAGAGCACCTTGCAACTGTAGACGCAGGAAAGAAGAAAGAAACTACGGATGTAATCATGGACGTAGAACCTACAGATGCGAGCATCGAAGAGTTGACAGACCGTAACGCTGAGTGGCGCAAGGAGTTACGCGCTTCGATGAAAGCAAAAGAACGTACAGCTATAGAGCGCGTAAAGATGCCAGAACTTGACCCTCTTTATCGTGCCACAACCCGTACGGAAGAGGTAAATATCGGTTTAACCAAGGAAATGGCTTTGACCGAAGCCAAGCGCTGTCTCGACTGTCCTAAGCCTACCTGTATGGAAGGTTGTCCGGTAAGCATCAACATTCCTTCCTTCATCAAGAATATTGAGCGAGGCCAGTTCCTTGCCGCAGCCAAGGTTTTAAAGAACACCTCTGCCCTACCAGCCGTTTGCGGACGAGTTTGCCCACAGGAAAAGCAATGTGAAAGCAAGTGTGTACATCTCAAGATGAACGAGCCTGCTGTAGCTATCGGATACCTGGAGCGTTTTGCTGCCGATTACGAACGTCAGAGTGGAAACATCTCTGTACCAAAGTGCGATGAACCTAATGGCATCAAGGTAGCTGTAGTTGGTTCAGGACCTTCCGGATTGAGTTTTGCAGGCGATATGGCAAAGAAGGGATTCGACGTTACCGTCTTTGAAGCATTACACGAGATTGGCGGTGTATTGAAATATGGTATTCCTGAATTCCGTTTGCCTAATGCTATCGTAGATGTAGAGATTGAGAATCTTCAGAAGATGGGCGTAAAGTTTATTACAGACTGCATCGTAGGCAAGACCATTTCCGTAAAAGATCTGGAAGAACAAGGATTCAAGGGAATCTTCGTTGGCTCAGGTGCGGGTCTGCCAAACTTCATGAATATTCCTGGAGAGAATGCCTTGAACATCATGTCTTCTAACGAATATCTTACACGTGTAAACCTGATGGATGCAGCCAATCCTCATAGCGATACCCCTATCAACTTAGGCAAGAAGGTGGTTGTTGTAGGCGGCGGTAACACAGCTATGGACAGTTGCCGTACTGCAAAACGACTCGGAGCAGACGTAACCTTGGTATATCGCCGTTCGGAGGCTGAAATGCCTGCCCGACTCGAAGAGGTGAAGCATGCCAAGGAAGAAGGAATCAACTTCTTTACATTGCACAATCCTAAAGAATATGAGGCAGATGAGAAGGGCGCAGTAAAGGCTGTAGTTCTCGATGTGATGAAGCTTGGCGAACCTGATGCCAGCGGCCGTCGTCGTCCAGAAGCTACAGGAGAGACCATCACGCTGGAGTGCGACCAGGTAATTGTTGCCGTAGGAGTAAGTCCTAATCCACTCGTTCCACAGAGTATCGAAGGCTTGGAACTCGGCCGGAAGAACACCATTGCCGTAAACGACCAGATGCAAAGTTCCATCGAAGAAATCTACGCTGGCGGCGATATTGTACGAGGAGGAGCCACAGTAATTCTTGCCATGGGAGACGGCAGAAAGGCCGCTCTCAATATGAGCGAGAAATTATTGAATAAATAA
- a CDS encoding helix-turn-helix domain-containing protein: protein MKPIKVLELSEVDRLKLEKGYHNGPTHSFRIRCKSILLKSEGKSAPKIAEMLEVTVPTVYAWVKRYEENGIKGLETRPGQGRKPIMDCSDEEAVRKAIEEDRQSVSKAREAWQNATGKEASDITFKRFLETLVQDISV from the coding sequence ATGAAACCAATAAAAGTACTTGAATTATCAGAGGTTGATCGCCTCAAATTAGAGAAAGGCTATCATAATGGCCCTACTCATAGTTTTCGTATCAGATGCAAATCCATATTGCTGAAGTCAGAAGGTAAATCAGCTCCCAAAATAGCAGAAATGCTTGAGGTGACTGTACCTACTGTCTACGCATGGGTAAAACGTTATGAAGAAAATGGCATCAAAGGCTTGGAGACACGTCCTGGTCAGGGTCGAAAGCCTATTATGGATTGTTCTGATGAAGAAGCAGTCCGCAAGGCAATTGAGGAAGACCGTCAAAGCGTGTCTAAAGCACGTGAGGCATGGCAGAATGCGACTGGCAAAGAAGCCAGTGACATTACCTTCAAACGTTTTTTAGAAACATTGGTGCAAGATATAAGCGTATAA
- a CDS encoding GNAT family N-acetyltransferase: protein MAVATQENKVVGQMLVILYHRKSLFPPYLYTHAHAYGEGLYAPDAEQNAIFPLLLRSITIHLHKRLCFYIEFSRMSKKMLGYREFRKLGYVPIAWQEIHNSLHSKLPQERLSDKQIAMIEKMKKKGISCREATSPEDIHRYHQLLKNYYRLKIRRFVPDETFFQKLSTSSNARNVIITYKDKVIGGYTCIYNQGNAFLWFSAFKRKTYIHLHPDTMTIWQALSDAQEQDAQHLHFMDAGLPLKNNLYREFILGFGGKPVTKFRWFRFYPKVINLLLHWLYKD from the coding sequence ATGGCTGTCGCCACACAGGAGAACAAGGTGGTAGGACAAATGCTCGTCATCCTCTATCACCGCAAATCTTTATTTCCACCTTATTTATATACGCACGCGCACGCGTATGGAGAGGGACTTTATGCACCCGATGCTGAACAGAATGCTATTTTCCCATTGTTACTCCGCAGCATAACTATCCACTTACACAAACGACTCTGCTTTTACATCGAGTTCTCCCGAATGAGCAAAAAGATGCTGGGTTACCGGGAATTCAGAAAATTGGGCTATGTACCTATTGCCTGGCAAGAGATACATAACTCCCTACACAGCAAACTTCCCCAAGAGCGACTCTCAGACAAACAAATTGCTATGATTGAAAAAATGAAGAAAAAGGGAATAAGTTGTAGAGAGGCAACTTCACCCGAAGACATCCATCGTTATCACCAGTTGCTCAAAAATTATTATCGGCTGAAAATTCGCCGTTTTGTTCCTGACGAAACATTCTTTCAGAAACTGAGTACAAGTAGTAATGCCAGAAACGTCATCATCACCTATAAGGACAAAGTGATTGGCGGCTATACCTGCATCTACAACCAAGGCAATGCCTTTCTTTGGTTTTCTGCATTCAAGAGAAAGACTTACATCCATCTGCATCCGGACACAATGACCATCTGGCAAGCACTCTCTGATGCACAGGAGCAGGATGCCCAACACCTCCACTTTATGGACGCAGGACTTCCGCTTAAGAATAATCTCTACCGTGAATTCATTCTCGGTTTCGGAGGCAAACCTGTTACCAAGTTTCGCTGGTTCCGCTTCTATCCAAAAGTTATAAACCTGCTCCTCCACTGGCTATACAAGGATTAA
- a CDS encoding NADP-dependent malic enzyme gives MVKITKEAALSYHETGRPGKIEVKPTKPYHTQTDLSLAYSPGVAFPCLEIQQNPDDAYKYTDKGNLVAVISNGTAVLGLGDIGAMSGKPVMEGKGLLFKIYGGVDVFDIEIDEKDPEKFCETVEKIAPTFGGINLEDIKAPQCFYIEERLKRTLDIPVMHDDQHGTAIISAAGLKNALEVAGKNIADVKIVVNGAGAAAISCTKLYVALGAQVKNIVMLDSKGVITSDRENLTEQKKLFATDRRDVHTLEEAVKGADVFVGLSKGNVLSKDMIRSMADNPIVFALANPVPEISYEDAMDSRPDVLMSTGRSDYPNQINNVIGFPYIFRGALDVHARAINEEMKMAAVHAIADLAKQPVPDVVNDVYHVNDLTFGPKYFIPKPVDPRLITEVSAAVAKAAMESGVARTPITDWEKYKQDLRQLLGQETKLTRKLHDTARLHPQRVVFAEGGNPTMLKAAVQAKQEGICQPILLGNPDRLNRVASRLKLDLSDIEIVDMRADNEQGRRAKFAKHLAEKRAREGYSFEEAYDKMYERNYFGMSMVEQGDADAFITGLYTKYSNTIKVAKDVIGIREPYKTFGTMHILNTQKGIYYIADTLINRHPDEDVLIDVAKLSAGTVKFFNEEPVMAMLSYSNFGTDNIGSPVKVKKAVAEMQKEFPELAIDGEMQVNYALNKDLRDEKYPFSRLKGKDVNTLVFPNLSSANGAYKLLQGLNPEAEIIGPIQMGLNKPIHFTDSESSVQDIVNITAVAVIDAYVEKIKKQK, from the coding sequence ATGGTAAAAATTACAAAAGAGGCGGCTTTAAGTTATCACGAGACTGGCCGTCCTGGCAAGATTGAGGTTAAGCCAACAAAACCTTATCACACACAAACGGATCTGAGCCTTGCTTATTCTCCTGGCGTGGCATTCCCATGTCTTGAGATCCAGCAGAACCCAGACGATGCATACAAGTATACTGACAAGGGTAACCTGGTTGCTGTTATCAGTAATGGTACAGCAGTGCTCGGACTTGGCGATATCGGTGCCATGAGCGGAAAGCCAGTGATGGAAGGTAAGGGATTGCTTTTCAAGATTTACGGTGGTGTGGATGTCTTCGATATTGAAATCGATGAAAAAGACCCAGAAAAGTTCTGTGAAACCGTAGAGAAAATCGCTCCTACATTTGGTGGAATCAACTTGGAGGACATCAAGGCACCTCAATGTTTCTACATCGAGGAACGCCTGAAAAGAACTCTCGATATCCCTGTAATGCACGATGACCAGCATGGTACTGCTATCATCTCTGCAGCAGGCTTGAAGAACGCTCTTGAGGTAGCTGGCAAGAACATTGCCGATGTGAAGATTGTCGTAAATGGTGCTGGTGCAGCTGCTATCAGCTGTACAAAACTCTACGTAGCGCTAGGTGCACAGGTAAAGAACATCGTTATGCTCGACTCTAAGGGTGTCATTACCAGCGACCGCGAAAATCTGACAGAGCAGAAAAAGCTCTTTGCAACAGACCGCCGCGATGTCCATACACTCGAAGAGGCTGTGAAAGGCGCCGATGTATTCGTAGGACTCAGCAAGGGTAACGTGCTCTCCAAGGATATGATTCGTTCTATGGCAGACAACCCTATCGTTTTCGCTCTTGCTAATCCAGTACCTGAGATCAGCTACGAGGACGCTATGGACAGCCGCCCTGACGTATTGATGTCAACTGGCCGTTCAGATTATCCTAACCAGATTAACAATGTAATCGGTTTCCCATACATCTTCCGTGGTGCACTCGATGTTCACGCCCGTGCTATCAACGAAGAAATGAAGATGGCTGCTGTTCATGCAATTGCCGATTTGGCTAAGCAGCCGGTTCCTGATGTAGTAAACGATGTTTACCACGTTAACGACCTTACATTCGGTCCTAAATACTTCATTCCGAAACCTGTAGATCCACGTTTGATTACAGAAGTTTCTGCTGCCGTAGCTAAGGCTGCAATGGAAAGTGGTGTGGCTCGCACCCCTATCACAGACTGGGAGAAGTACAAGCAGGATTTGCGCCAGCTGCTTGGTCAGGAGACCAAACTGACCCGCAAGCTCCACGATACAGCGCGCCTTCACCCACAGCGTGTAGTATTCGCTGAAGGTGGCAACCCAACTATGCTGAAGGCTGCAGTCCAGGCAAAGCAAGAGGGTATCTGCCAGCCAATCCTGTTGGGCAACCCAGACCGCTTGAACCGTGTTGCTAGCCGTTTGAAACTTGACCTTTCAGATATTGAGATTGTAGATATGCGTGCCGATAACGAACAGGGCCGCCGTGCTAAGTTTGCCAAGCATCTGGCAGAGAAGCGTGCTCGCGAGGGCTACAGCTTCGAGGAAGCTTATGATAAAATGTACGAGCGCAACTACTTCGGTATGTCAATGGTAGAACAGGGTGATGCTGACGCATTCATCACTGGTCTTTACACAAAGTACAGTAATACTATCAAGGTGGCAAAAGATGTAATTGGAATCCGTGAGCCATATAAGACTTTCGGTACCATGCATATCCTTAACACCCAGAAGGGTATTTATTATATCGCAGATACACTTATCAACCGCCACCCAGACGAAGATGTGCTAATCGATGTTGCCAAGCTGTCTGCAGGTACAGTAAAGTTCTTCAACGAAGAGCCGGTTATGGCCATGTTAAGCTACTCTAACTTCGGTACAGACAATATTGGCTCACCGGTTAAGGTAAAGAAAGCCGTTGCTGAGATGCAGAAGGAGTTCCCAGAACTCGCTATCGATGGTGAGATGCAGGTAAACTATGCACTCAACAAGGATCTGCGCGACGAGAAGTACCCATTCTCCCGCCTCAAGGGCAAAGACGTCAACACTTTGGTGTTCCCTAACTTGAGTAGCGCCAATGGTGCATACAAACTTCTCCAGGGTTTGAATCCTGAAGCTGAGATTATCGGCCCTATCCAGATGGGATTGAATAAGCCTATCCACTTCACTGACTCAGAAAGTAGTGTACAGGATATCGTAAACATCACAGCAGTAGCTGTCATTGATGCTTACGTAGAGAAAATCAAGAAGCAGAAGTAA
- a CDS encoding KdsC family phosphatase → MINYDLNKIKAIIFDVDGVLSRQTITLSSAGEPLRTVNIKDGYAIQLAQKKGVRIVILTGGNSHAIQVRYENLGVEDIFMGCSVKIKTYEEFKQKYSITDEEIIYVGDDIPDYEIMRRCGCPCCPADACSDIKEISTYISACNGGDGVGRDVVEQVLRAKGLWLSDAKAFGW, encoded by the coding sequence ATGATAAATTACGATTTAAATAAGATAAAAGCAATCATCTTTGATGTTGATGGAGTACTTTCAAGACAGACCATCACGCTTTCCAGTGCCGGCGAACCTTTGCGTACTGTTAATATCAAAGATGGCTATGCCATTCAGCTGGCTCAGAAGAAAGGTGTTCGTATCGTAATTCTGACAGGCGGTAATTCTCATGCCATACAGGTACGCTATGAAAATCTTGGTGTAGAGGATATCTTCATGGGGTGTTCTGTAAAGATAAAGACTTATGAGGAGTTCAAGCAGAAATATTCAATTACAGATGAGGAAATAATATATGTAGGTGATGATATTCCTGATTATGAGATTATGCGTCGTTGCGGATGTCCATGTTGCCCAGCAGATGCATGCTCTGATATTAAAGAAATTTCTACTTATATCTCGGCTTGTAACGGAGGTGATGGTGTGGGACGTGATGTCGTAGAACAGGTACT
- the rpmA gene encoding 50S ribosomal protein L27 has translation MAHKKGVGSSKNGRESASQRLGVKIWGGQSIIAGNIIVRQRGNKHFPGENVAQGKDDTLYALADGIVYFHKGRKDKSTVSVLSPEVYAEKTKKADA, from the coding sequence ATGGCACATAAGAAAGGTGTTGGTAGTTCTAAGAACGGCCGTGAATCAGCTTCACAAAGATTAGGCGTTAAGATCTGGGGTGGTCAGAGCATCATCGCAGGTAACATCATCGTTCGCCAGCGTGGTAACAAGCACTTCCCAGGTGAGAATGTAGCTCAGGGTAAGGATGATACATTGTATGCTTTGGCAGATGGTATCGTTTACTTCCACAAGGGCCGCAAGGACAAGAGTACAGTTTCTGTTCTCTCTCCAGAGGTTTACGCTGAGAAGACCAAAAAAGCTGACGCTTAA
- the serS gene encoding serine--tRNA ligase codes for MLTLKLISEETERVVKGLEKKHFPNAREAVEKVLEYDKIRREAQQKLDNNKQQANQFAKQIGALMKEGKKEEAESAKAQVAMLKADAKALEEIMEKAQNDMTNQLLEIPNIPCEQVPEGKDAADNVVVKEGGEKPNLGEDALCHWDLLKKYNLVDFDLGVKITGAGFPVYIGKMARFQRALEAFFLDEARKSGYLEIQPPYVVNEDSGRGTGQLPDKEGQMYHANLDNLFLIPTAEVPVTNIFRDVILDEKDLPIKRCAYSACFRREAGSYGKDVRGLNRLHQFDKVEIVRIDKPGHSYESLNEMLDHVEGLLKKLELPYHILRLCGGDMSFTSSICYDFETWSAAQGRWLEVSSVSNFESYQANRLHCRYRHTDDKKIELCHTLNGSALALPRIVATILENNQTPEGIRVPKVLVPYCGFEMLDDKNFD; via the coding sequence ATGCTTACACTTAAACTTATCAGTGAGGAAACTGAACGTGTAGTTAAGGGGCTCGAAAAGAAGCATTTTCCAAATGCTCGTGAGGCCGTAGAGAAAGTTTTGGAGTACGACAAGATTCGTCGTGAAGCTCAGCAGAAGTTGGATAACAACAAGCAACAGGCTAACCAGTTTGCTAAGCAGATTGGTGCCCTAATGAAGGAAGGTAAGAAAGAGGAAGCTGAGAGCGCAAAGGCTCAGGTAGCTATGCTCAAGGCAGACGCTAAGGCTCTTGAAGAGATCATGGAGAAAGCACAGAACGATATGACCAACCAGTTGCTCGAAATTCCTAACATCCCTTGCGAGCAGGTTCCTGAAGGTAAGGACGCAGCCGACAACGTTGTTGTGAAAGAAGGCGGCGAAAAGCCAAACCTCGGCGAGGATGCTCTCTGCCATTGGGATCTCTTGAAGAAGTATAATCTTGTAGACTTCGACCTCGGCGTTAAAATTACTGGCGCAGGTTTCCCTGTATATATCGGCAAGATGGCTCGTTTCCAGCGTGCGCTTGAGGCATTCTTCCTCGATGAGGCTCGCAAGAGCGGATATCTGGAGATTCAGCCTCCTTACGTAGTAAACGAGGACTCTGGTCGTGGTACCGGTCAGTTGCCAGACAAGGAAGGTCAGATGTATCATGCTAATCTGGATAATCTCTTCCTCATCCCTACTGCTGAGGTTCCTGTAACCAACATCTTCCGCGATGTTATTCTCGATGAGAAAGATCTCCCTATCAAGCGTTGTGCTTACTCAGCTTGTTTCCGTCGTGAAGCAGGTAGCTATGGTAAGGATGTTCGCGGTTTGAACCGCCTGCACCAGTTCGACAAGGTAGAGATTGTTCGCATCGATAAGCCAGGTCACTCTTACGAGAGTTTGAACGAGATGCTCGACCATGTTGAAGGTCTTTTGAAGAAGTTGGAATTGCCATACCATATCCTCCGTCTCTGCGGTGGTGACATGAGCTTCACCTCTTCTATCTGCTACGACTTCGAGACATGGAGTGCTGCACAGGGTCGCTGGTTGGAAGTTTCATCAGTATCTAACTTCGAGAGCTACCAGGCTAACCGTCTCCACTGCCGCTATCGCCATACAGATGACAAGAAGATTGAACTTTGCCACACATTGAATGGTTCAGCTCTTGCCTTGCCACGTATCGTAGCAACCATCTTGGAGAACAATCAGACCCCAGAAGGAATCCGCGTACCTAAGGTATTGGTTCCATACTGCGGTTTCGAGATGCTTGATGACAAAAATTTCGATTAA
- the rplU gene encoding 50S ribosomal protein L21, translating into MYAIVEINGQQFKAEEGKKLFVHHIKDVEAGQTVEFDKVLLVDKDGSITVGAPAVEGAKVVVEVVNPLVKGDKVIVFKMKRRKDYRKKNGHRAQFTEVSIKSVIA; encoded by the coding sequence ATGTACGCAATTGTAGAAATTAACGGTCAGCAGTTCAAGGCTGAGGAGGGCAAGAAGCTCTTCGTACATCACATCAAGGATGTTGAGGCAGGTCAGACTGTTGAGTTCGACAAGGTTTTGCTCGTTGACAAAGACGGCTCAATCACTGTCGGTGCACCAGCTGTAGAGGGTGCAAAAGTAGTAGTAGAAGTAGTGAACCCACTCGTTAAGGGTGACAAGGTAATCGTCTTCAAGATGAAGCGCCGCAAGGACTATCGCAAGAAGAACGGTCATCGTGCTCAGTTCACTGAAGTATCAATCAAATCTGTAATCGCTTAA
- a CDS encoding IS630 family transposase has translation MRKRPRGKPSPQLYAYKKEKLQELEELDSKGELVLYYADESHVCTNGYVPYGWQFKNEDVYIPSEKAARLNIFGMITKRNQYKGFTTKESINADKIVDYLDRFSFNVTKKTVIVLDNASVHRNRKVKELRKIWENRGLFLVYLPPYSPELNPAEILWRILKGKWIRPIDYETTDSLFYCTNRALASVGTNLFVNYSYL, from the coding sequence ATAAGAAAACGCCCAAGGGGCAAACCCTCACCGCAGCTCTACGCATACAAGAAAGAGAAGTTGCAAGAACTTGAAGAACTTGATTCCAAAGGGGAACTTGTGCTATATTATGCCGACGAAAGCCATGTCTGTACAAATGGATATGTTCCATATGGCTGGCAATTCAAGAATGAGGATGTTTACATCCCATCCGAGAAAGCTGCCCGGCTTAATATCTTTGGTATGATTACCAAAAGGAACCAATATAAAGGCTTTACCACAAAAGAGTCCATCAACGCAGACAAGATTGTGGACTATCTTGACAGATTCTCTTTCAATGTCACGAAGAAGACTGTAATTGTCTTGGACAATGCTTCTGTTCATAGAAATCGGAAGGTGAAAGAACTGAGGAAAATTTGGGAGAATAGAGGATTGTTCCTCGTCTATCTTCCACCTTATTCTCCAGAACTTAATCCTGCCGAGATTCTTTGGCGTATACTTAAGGGCAAATGGATAAGACCGATAGATTACGAGACTACGGACTCGCTTTTCTATTGTACGAACAGGGCCTTGGCCTCTGTGGGTACGAACTTATTCGTGAATTATTCATATTTGTAA
- a CDS encoding Rossmann-like and DUF2520 domain-containing protein, whose product MKIVFIGAGNLATNLALEISQSEHQIVQVFSRTRESASLLAEKVNCEPVNEMSKVVCDADLYIVSVKDDALEMLIPELCKGREDKMFVHTAGSMPMDVFKDYARHYGVFYPMQTFTKDKKVAFENIPIFIEGCGAFETSFLKRLAEQISRSVYELDSDNRKYLHLSAVFACNFANHCVAIGQQILENHHIPGSVLRPLVMETMDKASSHSAVEVQTGPAIRDDRNVMEKQMQLLEKQPELQQIYEMMSKSIFYFKR is encoded by the coding sequence ATGAAAATAGTGTTTATTGGGGCAGGTAATCTTGCTACCAATCTTGCGCTCGAAATATCGCAATCAGAACATCAGATTGTGCAAGTTTTCAGTAGAACTAGGGAGTCGGCCTCTCTATTGGCTGAGAAGGTGAATTGTGAGCCTGTCAATGAGATGAGTAAGGTGGTCTGTGATGCAGATTTGTACATCGTTTCAGTGAAGGATGATGCGCTTGAAATGCTTATTCCTGAACTGTGCAAAGGAAGAGAAGATAAGATGTTTGTTCATACAGCTGGTTCCATGCCGATGGATGTTTTCAAAGATTATGCCCGTCATTATGGCGTATTTTATCCGATGCAGACATTTACGAAAGATAAAAAGGTTGCATTCGAAAATATTCCTATTTTCATTGAGGGATGTGGTGCTTTCGAAACTTCTTTCCTGAAGAGGTTGGCAGAACAGATTTCTCGTAGTGTCTATGAATTGGATTCTGATAATCGTAAGTATCTGCACCTGTCAGCTGTTTTTGCTTGTAATTTTGCGAATCATTGCGTAGCTATAGGTCAGCAGATTCTCGAAAATCATCATATTCCTGGCAGTGTTCTCCGTCCTCTGGTTATGGAAACTATGGACAAGGCTTCTTCGCATTCGGCAGTTGAAGTGCAGACAGGACCGGCTATTCGTGATGATCGGAACGTAATGGAGAAACAAATGCAACTCCTTGAAAAACAGCCAGAACTACAGCAGATTTATGAAATGATGAGCAAAAGCATATTCTACTTCAAGAGATAA